A genomic window from Emys orbicularis isolate rEmyOrb1 chromosome 8, rEmyOrb1.hap1, whole genome shotgun sequence includes:
- the LOC135882613 gene encoding protocadherin-10-like, whose protein sequence is MPSARGDSASSRWVARVVSGEPYPWRRCRSRGPGAMGTGVWGSGWTWSWQILLLLVTSCLEPAAGQLRYSVPEELEHGAFVANIAEDLGLDVSKLSTRRFRIVSRAGTKQHLEVNLENGILFVNEKIDREEVCEAGGACLLHLQLVIESPLALYRVEVEVLDINDNAPSFPWPEYVLEVTESALPGARFPLESAQDPDVGTNSLRTYQLSPNGFFSLEVETRSDSSKFAELVLERALDREQQRSHRMVLTALDGGLPERSGTAGILVTVLDANDNVPAFDQPSYGVSLPEDAPPGTLVIKLNATDLDEGTNGEIEYSFSGHAPPRVRQLFSVEPRSGQVRLAGPLDYERARLHELYVQAKDRGPSAVAVHCRVLVHLLDVNDNAPEVSLTSVSTPVLEDAPPGTVIAVISVLDRDSGDNGQVSCEIPRNVPFQLQAAFRNYYTLVTTAALDREVVPEYNVSITARDMGSPALLTRKTLTVQVSDINDNAPRFLQPSYSVYVLENNAPGASICSVSALDPDCRQNAYLSYSIAEGHIQGMPVATYVSINSDSGHMYALRSLDYEQIRNFQVQVQAQDAGFPPLSSNVTVNVFVLDQNDNVPVIVSPVPRNGSLATDVVPRSADPGYLVGKVSAVDADSGQNSRLSYQILQATDPSLFSVALYTGELRTIRAFLDKDATRHRLVIQVRDNGQPPLSASVSLLLSVVESVPETLSDFNELSLNPELSSSTLTLYLIVSLGSVSFTFLVAIIILTAIKCHKDRHSLHGYGCSLPACCCVKARASADVFKNSNIKPQLSSGNKVPTNCLDVAGSGPPGYCYKVCLTPESAKSDFMFLKPYSPSPPRNNEKAAENLPGPGRKPRPANNTVSAASQIKQPNTDWLPTKTQRSALKSSQSLEDVGGVRRGVQKEHDRLRTLVTPVSEFQKASGASNSIWTPRYGPLYPPHIPYQHNVYIPGTPTMLANKEGPRCLDPEDKNSFSTFGKRKKMATYCDIGESMIINNDLK, encoded by the exons ATGCCTTCTGCCCGGGGAGACAGCGCAAGCTCCCGCTGGGTGGCACGGGTGGTCTCGGGTGAGCCTTATCCCTGGAGGCGCTGCCGGAGCAGGGGCCCCGGCGCCATGGGGACTGGAGTCTGGGGCAGCGGCTGGACTTGGAGCTGGCAGATACTGTTGCTCCTGGTGACTTCTTGCCTGGAGCCGGCGGCCGGCCAGCTGCGCTATTCTGTCCCCGAGGAGCTGGAGCACGGCGCCTTCGTGGCTAACATCGCCGAGGACCTGGGTCTGGACGTGTCCAAACTGTCGACACGGCGGTTCCGCATAGTGTCCCGGGCCGGCACCAAGCAGCACCTGGAGGTGAACTTGGAGAACGGGATCCTCTTCGTCAACGAGAAGATCGACCGCGAGGAGGTGTGCGAGGCCGGCGgggcctgcctgctgcacctgcAGCTGGTGATCGAGAGCCCGCTGGCGCTGTACCGCGTGGAGGTGGAGGTGCTGGACATCAACGACAACGCGCCCAGCTTCCCCTGGCCGGAGTACGTGCTGGAGGTGACCGAGTCGGCGCTGCCCGGCGCCCGCTTCCCGCTGGAGAGCGCGCAAGACCCGGACGTGGGCACCAACTCCCTGCGCACCTACCAGCTCAGCCCCAACGGCTTCTTCTCGCTCGAGGTGGAGACCCGCAGCGACAGCAGCAAGTTCGCCGAGCTGGTGCTGGAGCGAGCCTTGGACCGCGAGCAGCAGCGCAGCCACCGCATGGTGCTCACCGCCCTGGACGGCGGCCTCCCGGAGCGGTCGGGCACGGCCGGAATCCTTGTCACCGTGCTGGACGCCAACGACAACGTGCCGGCCTTCGACCAGCCCTCCTACGGGGTGAGCCTGCCCGAGGACGCGCCCCCAGGCACGCTGGTCATCAAGCTCAACGCCACGGACCTGGACGAGGGCACGAACGGCGAGATCGAGTACTCCTTCAGCGGCCACGCGCCGCCCCGGGTGCGCCAGCTCTTCAGCGTGGAGCCGCGCAGCGGCCAGGTGCGCCTGGCCGGCCCGCTGGACTACGAGCGCGCGCGCCTGCACGAGCTCTACGTCCAGGCCAAGGACCGCGGCCCCTCGGCGGTGGCCGTGCACTGCCGGGTGCTGGTGCACCTGCTCGACGTCAACGACAATGCGCCTGAGGTGAGCCTCACCTCGGTCTCCACGCCCGTGCTGGAGGATGCGCCGCCGGGCACCGTGATCGCCGTGATCAGCGTGCTGGACCGGGACTCCGGAGACAACGGGCAGGTGAGCTGCGAGATCCCCCGCAACGTGCCCTtccagctccaggctgccttCCGCAACTACTACACGCTGGTCACCACCGCGGCGCTGGACCGCGAGGTCGTGCCTGAGTACAACGTCAGCATCACGGCGCGGGACATGGGCTCGCCTGCGCTGCTCACCAGGAAGACCCTGACCGTTCAGGTGTCCGACATCAACGACAACGCgccccgcttcctgcagccctcctaCAGCGTCTATGTGCTGGAGAACAACGCCCCGGGCGCCTCCATCTGCTCGGTCAGCGCCCTGGACCCCGACTGCCGGCAGAACGCCTACCTGTCCTACTCCATTGCCGAGGGGCACATCCAGGGCATGCCCGTGGCCACCTACGTCTCCATCAACTCGGATAGCGGGCACATGTACGCGCTGCGCTCGCTAGACTACGAGCAGATCCGCAACTTCCAGGTGCAGGTGCAGGCGCAGGACGCGGGCTTCCCCCCGCTCAGCAGCAATGTCACCGTCAACGTCTTCGTCCTGGACCAGAACGACAACGTGCCGGTCATCGTCTCGCCCGTGCCCCGCAACGGCTCGCTTGCCACAGATGTGGTGCCCCGCTCGGCCGACCCTGGCTACCTGGTGGGGAAGGTGTCTGCCGTAGACGCGGACTCCGGGCAGAATTCCCGGCTCTCCTACCAGATCCTGCAGGCCACTGACCCCAGCCTCTTCAGCGTGGCCCTGTACACTGGCGAGCTCCGCACCATCCGAGCCTTCCTGGACAAAGATGCCACTAGGCACCGCTTGGTCATCCAGGTGCGGGACAACgggcagccgccgctctccgccTCGGTGTCCCTGCTGCTGTCCGTGGTGGAGAGCGTGCCCGAGACCCTGTCCGATTTCAACGAGCTCTCCCTGAACCCTGAGCTCTCCTCCTCCACGCTCACCCTCTACCTCATCGTCTCCTTGGGGTCCGTGTCTTTCACCTTTCTGGTGGCCATCATCATCCTCACGGCCATCAAGTGCCACAAGGACCGGCACTCCCTGCATGGCTACGGCTGCTCCCTCCCCGCCTGCTGCTGCGTGAAGGCCAGGGCTTCGGCCGACGTCTTCAAAAATTCCAACATCAAGCCCCAGCTCTCCTCGGGCAACAAAGTGCCCACCAACTGCCTGGACGTGGCGGGCAGCGGCCCTCCGGGCTACTGCTACAAAGTCTGCCTGACCCCGGAGTCCGCCAAGAGCGACTTCATGTTCCTAAAGCCCTACAGCCCGAGTCCCCCGAGGAACAACGAGAAAGCCGCCGAGAACTTACCAGGGCCGGGAAGGAAGCCCCGACCGGCCAATAACACCGTCAGTGCCGCCAGCCAG ATCAAACAGCCCAATACGGACTGGCTGCCTACAAAAACCCAGCGATCAGCCCTGAAAAG TTCGCAGAGTCTGGAGGACGTAGGAGGAGTCCGCAGAGGAGTCCAGAAAGAGCATGACAGGCTGCGTACCCTGGTCACTCCAGTCTCTG AATTCCAGAAAGCATCCGGGGCCTCCAACAGCATTTGGACCCCCAGGTACGGCCCCCTGTACCCGCCGCACATCCCGTACCAGCACAACGTTTATATACCAGGGACCCCAACCATGCTGGCAAACAAGGAGGGGCCCCGCTGCCTGGATCCGGAGGACAAGAACAGCTTCTCCACTtttgggaagaggaagaaaatggCCACCTATTGCGACATAGGCGAGAGCATGATTATCAACAATGACCTAAAATAA